Proteins encoded within one genomic window of bacterium:
- the hydA gene encoding dihydropyrimidinase: MGTLIKNGDIITATERMRADVYVEDGIVQAIASSLDAKPGDRVIDASGCYVFPGGIDVHTHLDMPFMGTVSTDDFETGTRAAAIGGTTGVIDFVMPERGQPLLDALEVWHAKARGKAVSDYAFHMAVTHYSDAVGRELPQVVEAGITSFKTFMAYKGSIGIDDAGLFQVMRKTRDLGALVTVHAENAEVVDGLVREMVAEGKLHPRYHALSRPALAEAEATHRAIALAEINARSLYIVHLTCDEALAHVKHAHCRGQHVMAETCPQYLLLDDSRYEGPDFEGAKYVMSPPLRKPKDNEALWQAIAAGYIQTVATDHCPFDFQGAKQMGRDNFAKIPNGAPGIEDRLALLYTYGVVPGRISLNRFVEVFATNPAKIFGLFPRKGTVAVGADADLVVFDPTIKGRISASTHHQRVDYNPFEGFETIGAPTHVLINGQLAVEGGKYVGEPGTGRYLPRKPSTTVRNTGHLEGVATGF, encoded by the coding sequence ATGGGCACCCTGATCAAGAACGGCGACATCATCACGGCCACCGAGCGCATGCGCGCCGACGTCTACGTGGAGGACGGCATCGTCCAGGCGATCGCATCCTCCCTCGACGCCAAGCCCGGCGACCGGGTCATCGACGCCAGCGGCTGCTACGTCTTCCCCGGCGGGATCGACGTCCACACCCACCTGGACATGCCCTTCATGGGCACGGTCTCGACCGACGACTTCGAGACCGGCACCCGGGCCGCGGCCATCGGCGGCACCACCGGGGTCATCGACTTCGTGATGCCCGAGCGCGGCCAGCCCCTCCTGGACGCCCTGGAGGTCTGGCACGCCAAGGCGCGCGGCAAGGCCGTCAGCGACTACGCCTTCCACATGGCCGTGACCCACTACAGCGACGCGGTCGGCCGCGAGCTGCCCCAAGTGGTCGAGGCGGGGATCACCTCCTTCAAGACCTTCATGGCCTACAAGGGCTCCATTGGGATCGACGACGCGGGCCTCTTCCAGGTCATGCGCAAGACGCGCGATCTCGGGGCGCTGGTCACCGTCCACGCCGAGAACGCCGAGGTGGTCGACGGGCTGGTGCGCGAGATGGTCGCCGAAGGCAAGCTCCACCCCCGCTACCACGCCCTCTCGCGGCCGGCCCTGGCCGAGGCCGAGGCGACCCACCGCGCGATCGCCCTGGCCGAGATCAACGCGCGATCGCTCTACATCGTGCACCTGACCTGCGACGAGGCCCTCGCCCACGTCAAGCACGCCCACTGCCGGGGCCAGCACGTCATGGCCGAGACCTGCCCCCAGTACCTGCTATTGGACGACTCGCGCTACGAGGGCCCCGACTTCGAGGGCGCCAAGTACGTCATGAGCCCCCCCTTGCGCAAGCCCAAGGACAACGAGGCGCTCTGGCAAGCGATCGCCGCGGGCTACATCCAGACCGTCGCCACCGACCACTGCCCCTTCGACTTCCAGGGCGCCAAGCAGATGGGCCGGGACAACTTCGCCAAGATCCCGAACGGCGCGCCCGGCATCGAGGACCGCCTCGCCCTGCTCTACACCTACGGGGTCGTGCCGGGCCGCATCTCGCTCAACCGCTTCGTCGAGGTCTTCGCCACCAACCCCGCCAAGATCTTCGGCCTCTTCCCCCGCAAGGGCACCGTCGCCGTGGGCGCGGACGCGGACCTGGTCGTCTTCGACCCCACCATCAAGGGGAGGATCTCGGCTTCCACCCATCACCAGCGGGTGGACTACAACCCCTTCGAGGGCTTCGAGACCATCGGGGCGCCGACTCATGTCCTGATCAACGGTCAGCTCGCCGTCGAGGGCGGCAAGTACGTGGGCGAGCCGGGCACCGGCCGCTACCTGCCTCGCAAGCCCTCTACGACCGTCCGAAACACCGGACACCTGGAAGGGGTCGCGACCGGTTTTTGA
- a CDS encoding HDOD domain-containing protein, producing the protein MIVSVEALRDIRLETLPKLDVSPILYDALDLLDDPNVSVEELAHLISLDPQLAGQLVETTQGHSKRSVEDIDQAIKLMGMGAFTAYIAWFCAENELTNRLHPEIHKLLSLKSWNHSQQVAICSHLLAERLEYPNLPAAFSAGLFHDLGHSLLERFSQEELVEAFKLDPELLAPRDHTEDMAVGCNHGYVASTVLEAWGVPPVVLDAVRHHHEPYEAQVDHKLTRIVHLADVAIECHRTRLPFGIALFKTDTALLEKMELSKDSLALCAKQTAEIFSKAKTSGSFILPST; encoded by the coding sequence ATGATCGTTTCGGTGGAAGCGCTACGAGACATCAGGCTCGAGACCCTTCCCAAGCTCGATGTCTCGCCCATCCTCTACGACGCCCTGGATCTGCTCGACGATCCCAACGTGAGCGTCGAGGAGCTCGCTCATCTAATCTCGCTCGATCCCCAGCTCGCCGGTCAGCTGGTGGAAACGACCCAGGGCCACTCCAAGCGCAGCGTCGAGGACATCGACCAGGCCATCAAGCTGATGGGGATGGGGGCCTTTACGGCCTACATCGCCTGGTTTTGCGCCGAGAATGAGCTGACCAACCGCCTCCACCCGGAGATCCACAAGCTGCTCAGCCTCAAGTCCTGGAACCACAGCCAGCAGGTCGCCATCTGCAGCCACCTCTTGGCCGAGCGGCTCGAGTACCCCAACCTCCCGGCCGCCTTCAGCGCCGGCCTCTTCCACGACCTGGGCCACTCGCTGCTCGAGCGCTTCTCGCAGGAGGAGCTGGTCGAAGCGTTCAAGCTCGATCCCGAATTGCTCGCCCCGCGCGACCACACCGAGGACATGGCCGTGGGCTGCAACCACGGCTACGTCGCCAGCACGGTGCTCGAGGCCTGGGGGGTGCCCCCGGTCGTGCTCGACGCGGTGCGCCATCACCACGAGCCCTACGAGGCCCAGGTGGACCACAAGCTGACCCGCATCGTCCACCTCGCCGACGTGGCCATCGAGTGCCACCGCACCCGGTTGCCCTTCGGCATCGCCCTCTTCAAGACCGACACCGCCCTTTTGGAGAAGATGGAGCTGAGCAAGGACTCCCTCGCCCTCTGCGCCAAGCAGACCGCCGAGATCTTCTCCAAGGCCAAGACCAGCGGCAGCTTCATCCTGCCGAGCACCTAG